One part of the Dermacentor andersoni chromosome 2, qqDerAnde1_hic_scaffold, whole genome shotgun sequence genome encodes these proteins:
- the LOC126540843 gene encoding TBC1 domain family member 25-like → MLNLFRTNRGAKVAAGPSGLRVPLAPDLRVRAQSRYRAAAWLLFLQMEKTLGRFHRVLNLPTLQDSPATSPSGSSTVISLPWTSGGREQETADPLGDRAFRACLDDEGRLLKPHELRLAVYKGGVEPSLRKVVWKHILNVYPEGLTGRERLAYMRRKSDQYLQLRAAWKALVENSSFSDDILPVSSMVRKDVLRTDRSHPFYEGADDNANVVSLFNLLTTFALNHPSLSYCQGMSDLASPLLVVMRDEPQAYVCFCALMRRLGPNFDEDGEAMTLKFKHLSDLVEHFDSIFFRYLEKCGAQDLLFCYRWLLLELKREFSFDDALRMLEVQWSSLPPMPPDGELPLFERPYQMATPCALLSTHTGASSQSKPDVICRQSPPSPASPSAFTVRDEGSANADEDEEDGCKPVTMSVSQELGTGRNIMNGRLCADACRNGCGDSAGKFASDTKDTPKDHASRDHVFHEGGASSSVASAADLGAVPRTNVSSSTKKGRRRCAAKMRLPPPQQLGGGNPFMMFLCLSILTQHRDVIMRKGMDYNELAVHFDKLVRQHDLQSVLHQARAFYSEYLGLGWDEPWDVHPRV, encoded by the exons ATGCTGAACCTGTTCAGGACAAACCGCGGTGCCAAGGTTGCAGCGGGACCCAGCGGCCTTCGAGTGCCTCTGGCGCCCGATCTGCGCGTGCGGGCGCAGTCGCGCTACAGGGCGGCCGCATGGCTGCTCTTTCTGCAGATGGAGAAAACGCTGGGTCGCTTCCACAGGGTGCTCAACCTGCCCACCCTGCAGGACTCCCCGGCGACTTCCCCGAGCGGATCTTCCACGGTCATCAGCCTGCCCTGGACCAGCGGCGGCCGCGAGCAGGAGACGGCAGACCCGCTCGGAGACAGAGCGTTCCGCGCCTGCCTGGACGACGAAGGGCGACTGCTCAAGCCGCACGAGCTGCGTCTTGCAGTCTACAAGGGCGGTGTCGAGCCATCCCTCAGGAAG GTCGTCTGGAAGCACATACTGAATGTGTACCCCGAAGGCCTGACAGGCCGCGAGCGGTTGGCGTACATGCGCCGCAAAAGCGACCAGTACCTCCAGCTGCGCGCCGCCTGGAAGGCGCTCGTGGAAAATTCGAGCTTCAGCGATGACATCCTACCGGTCAGTAGCATGGTGCGCAAGGACGTTCTCCGTACCGACCGCTCGCACCCGTTCTACGAAGGCGCAGATGACAACGCCAACGTCGTCTCGCTCTTCAACCTACTCACCACGTTCGCGCTCAACCATCCGTCACTCTCCTACTGTCAG GGCATGAGTGACCTCGCGTCACCTCTGCTGGTGGTGATGCGTGACGaaccgcaagcgtacgtgtgctTCTGCGCGCTCATGCGCCGCCTGGGGCCCAACTTCGACGAGGACGGCGAAGCTATGACGCTCAAGTTCAAGCACCTCTCCGACCTGGTCGAGCATTTCGATTCGATTTTCTTCAG GTACCTTGAGAAATGCGGTGCCCAGGACTTGCTATTCTGCTACCGCTGGCTACTGCTGGAGCTGAAGCGCGAGTTCTCCTTTGACGACGCATTGCGCATGCTCGAGGTACAGTGGAGCTCGCTTCCGCCTATGCCACCCGATGGCGAGCTGCCCCTGTTCGAGCGGCCCTACCAGATGGCCACGCCATGCGCGCTGCTGTCGACGCACACCGGTGCCAGCTCACAGAGCAAGCCGGACGTCATTTGCCGACAGAGCCCGCCGTCGCCAGCCTCACCGTCGGCGTTCACTGTGCGTGATGAAGGGTCGGCGAATGCGGACGAGGACGAGGAGGATGGCTGCAAGCCTGTCACCATGTCCGTGTCACAAGAGCTGGGCACGGGGCGAAACATCATGAACGGCCGGCTGTGCGCCGATGCGTGTCGTAACGGCTGCGGAGACAGCGCCGGAAAGTTTGCCTCTGACACAAAGGACACGCCCAAGGACCATGCTAGCCGGGACCACGTGTTCCATGAAGGCGGTGCTTCCTCCAGCGTGGCCTCTGCAGCAGACTTGGGCGCTGTGCCACGGACAAATGTTTCGAGTTCCACTAAGAAAGGCCGCCGCCGATGTGCCGCCAAGATGCGGCTGCCACCGCCGCAGCAGCTTGGAGGCGGCAACCCATTCATGATGTTCCTGTGCTTATCGATACTCACGCAGCACCGCGACGTCATCATGCGCAAGGGCATGGACTACAACGAACTGGCCGTGCATTTCGATAAGCTAGTGCGCCAGCACGACTTACAAAGTGTGCTCCACCAGGCCAGGGCCTTCTACTCCGAATACTTGGGCCTCGGATGGGACGAACCGTGGGACGTCCACCCACGTGTGTAA